One Malania oleifera isolate guangnan ecotype guangnan chromosome 10, ASM2987363v1, whole genome shotgun sequence genomic region harbors:
- the LOC131165747 gene encoding uncharacterized protein LOC131165747 — MGGEKEKNKNKNKKQKHQHPNHQSPKPTADFSFKLCSEVKGLRFGGQFVVKSFTIRRARPLELLRLLSLPPPTPPPPNHHQDRNNSSGKPNNPITTSKPHLVFPSTAAFLPTNFTILAHHAWHTLTLGLGTKKSKVLLFVFESEGMRAAVDRLWPAEIPLGEVNRKLIRAQTGSEMARFKFRKGCVTFYVYAVRRVGSAGFACADDLRTILQSVVALKDFLDHTAMLAMPHQRTINYSSPPQPVAMAH, encoded by the coding sequence ATgggaggagagaaagagaagaacaagaacaagaacaagaagcaAAAACACCAACATCCAAATCACCAATCTCCCAAACCCACTGCAGATTTTTCATTCAAACTCTGTTCCGAGGTCAAGGGCCTCCGCTTCGGCGGCCAGTTCGTCGTTAAATCCTTCACGATCCGCCGCGCCCGGCCGCTTGAGCTCTTACGCCTCCTCTCTCTCCCGCCGCCGACTCCGCCACCGCCCAACCACCACCAAGATCGTAACAACAGCAGCGGTAAACCCAATAATCCTATTACAACGTCAAAACCCCATTTGGTTTTTCCGTCGACGGCGGCGTTTCTGCCGACGAACTTCACCATCTTAGCGCACCACGCGTGGCACACCCTCACGCTGGGGCTAGGGACCAAGAAATCGAAGGTGCTCCTGTTCGTTTTCGAGTCGGAGGGGATGAGGGCGGCGGTCGACCGGCTCTGGCCGGCAGAGATTCCGCTGGGGGAGGTGAATCGGAAGCTCATACGGGCTCAGACCGGGTCCGAGATGGCCCGGTTCAAGTTCAGGAAAGGGTGCGTCACCTTCTACGTGTACGCGGTTCGCCGGGTGGGGAGCGCCGGATTCGCCTGCGCCGACGACCTCCGGACCATTCTCCAGTCGGTGGTTGCGCTGAAGGATTTCTTGGACCACACTGCAATGCTGGCTATGCCCCACCAGAGAACCATCAATTATTCGTCGCCTCCGCAGCCCGTCGCAATGGCCCACTAG